From Streptomyces sp. TLI_053, a single genomic window includes:
- a CDS encoding DUF6348 family protein, with the protein MRPQDRLAVIQRCVVREMARLGQVFTADGEVVRGPGTTAVAVREHQDGEGPGHVDLGWVLELGRADAPVVWDCTAGLGKTEEEKLDNAVRMWATTTASALVELREGRGAHGDHADHPELPGWHAVQGPAAVFGFGNERLAAWLAGNRVVPALAPALLAELSGPGGRRPHGVKLFLGGRAGDDVAEVRVDGEVSEAASAALRALDWPRGERLCWARLFVLLTAHAEPSAPSAAAGGADPARPAAVAAARPQGLFARWRQARRADR; encoded by the coding sequence GTGCGCCCGCAGGACCGACTGGCCGTCATACAGCGCTGCGTCGTCCGGGAGATGGCACGGCTCGGGCAGGTGTTCACCGCCGACGGGGAGGTGGTGCGCGGTCCCGGCACCACGGCGGTGGCGGTGCGCGAGCACCAGGACGGCGAGGGCCCCGGTCACGTCGACCTCGGCTGGGTGCTGGAGCTGGGCCGTGCGGACGCGCCGGTGGTGTGGGACTGCACGGCGGGCCTCGGCAAGACCGAGGAGGAGAAGCTCGACAACGCGGTGCGGATGTGGGCGACCACCACGGCGAGCGCGCTGGTCGAGCTGCGGGAGGGCCGCGGCGCGCACGGCGACCACGCGGACCACCCCGAACTGCCGGGCTGGCACGCCGTCCAGGGCCCGGCGGCGGTGTTCGGGTTCGGGAACGAGCGGCTGGCCGCCTGGCTGGCCGGGAACCGGGTGGTGCCGGCGCTGGCGCCCGCGCTGCTGGCGGAGCTGTCCGGGCCGGGCGGGCGGCGGCCGCACGGGGTGAAGCTGTTCCTCGGCGGCCGCGCGGGGGACGACGTGGCCGAGGTCCGGGTCGACGGCGAGGTCAGCGAGGCGGCCTCGGCGGCGCTGCGCGCGCTGGACTGGCCGCGCGGCGAACGGCTCTGCTGGGCGCGGCTGTTCGTGCTGCTGACGGCCCACGCGGAGCCGTCGGCCCCGTCGGCGGCCGCCGGTGGGGCCGACCCGGCCCGGCCGGCGGCCGTGGCGGCGGCACGCCCGCAGGGCCTGTTCGCCCGGTGGCGGCAGGCGAGACGCGCGGACCGGTGA
- a CDS encoding PP2C family protein-serine/threonine phosphatase has translation MRKRLRRVRRRLRTAAVDWFRGGAADWPVLCALSLLVPLLIVLNVRWPAWAPPTALVLPILAAALLLRPGSLVVLYALAALGLSAESVIHTGQRVASDHPEAYTYGVTPGAALVVGAAGVGGLLLAQFRSRVGVPWWGGSTMLFDLRERLRVQSRVPRLPEGWHADMALRPAGGQSFSGDFVVADRTGPGRRVLEVVLADVSGKGMDAGSRALLLSGAFGGLLGSLPAHDFLPAANGYLLRQSWEEGFATAVHLVLDLDTGEYELLSAGHLPGMQRLAGAGRWETKEALEGPALGIYDGAKFEGVRGRLNRGDVLMLCTDGMVEAPGRDLSEGMDRLMGEADRLVPGGGPGAGGGSASRLIETVARDINDDRAVLLLWRD, from the coding sequence TTGCGCAAGAGGCTCCGCCGGGTCCGCCGAAGGCTGCGCACCGCCGCCGTCGACTGGTTCCGCGGCGGCGCCGCCGACTGGCCGGTGCTCTGCGCGCTGTCCCTGCTGGTGCCGCTGCTGATCGTGCTCAACGTCCGCTGGCCCGCCTGGGCCCCGCCCACCGCGCTGGTCCTGCCGATCCTGGCGGCCGCCCTGCTGCTGCGCCCCGGCTCACTGGTGGTGCTGTACGCGCTCGCCGCGCTCGGACTGTCCGCCGAGTCGGTCATCCACACCGGCCAGCGGGTCGCCAGCGACCATCCCGAGGCCTACACCTACGGGGTCACCCCCGGCGCCGCCCTGGTGGTCGGCGCGGCCGGGGTCGGCGGCCTGCTGCTGGCCCAGTTCCGCAGCCGGGTCGGCGTGCCCTGGTGGGGCGGTTCGACGATGCTCTTCGACCTGCGCGAGCGGCTGCGGGTGCAGAGCCGGGTGCCCCGGCTGCCGGAGGGATGGCACGCCGACATGGCGCTGCGCCCGGCCGGCGGGCAGTCCTTCTCCGGCGACTTCGTGGTCGCCGACCGCACCGGCCCGGGCCGGCGGGTGCTGGAGGTGGTCCTCGCGGACGTGTCCGGCAAGGGCATGGACGCGGGCTCCCGGGCGCTGCTGCTCTCCGGCGCGTTCGGCGGCCTGCTCGGCTCGCTGCCCGCGCACGACTTCCTCCCGGCCGCCAACGGCTATCTGCTGCGGCAGTCCTGGGAGGAGGGCTTCGCGACGGCCGTGCACCTGGTGCTGGACCTGGACACCGGCGAGTACGAACTGCTCTCGGCCGGGCACCTGCCCGGGATGCAGCGGCTGGCGGGCGCGGGCCGCTGGGAGACCAAGGAGGCCCTGGAGGGCCCGGCGCTGGGCATCTACGACGGCGCCAAGTTCGAGGGCGTGCGGGGCCGGCTGAACCGCGGCGACGTCCTGATGCTGTGCACCGACGGCATGGTGGAGGCGCCCGGCCGGGACCTCTCCGAGGGCATGGACCGGCTGATGGGCGAGGCGGACCGGCTGGTGCCGGGCGGCGGGCCGGGAGCCGGCGGCGGCTCGGCGTCCCGGCTGATCGAGACGGTGGCCCGGGACATCAACGACGACCGCGCCGTGCTGCTGCTCTGGCGCGACTGA
- the tig gene encoding trigger factor: protein MKSAVETLNPTRVRLTVEVPFEELKPSLDAAYKKINQQVSVPGFRKGKIPNRVIDQRFGRGAVLEEAVNDALPRFYTQAVDEGKIEVLGQPDITNIEGVEKLADGGDLKFTAEVDIRPEITLPDFSAIEVTVDPIVVSDEDIDKSLEQLRERFSSVKDVERAAAAGDTVVLDLEAKVDGEVPEDGTASGVSYEIGSGRLIDGIDEAVVGLEAGGTATFTTELKGGTQAGQTSEVTVKVTAVQEKELPELDDEFAQLASEFDTLEDLKADSRKRLERMKEYDQATQAQEKVLDALLGLVEIEFPEKLLKDEIETRKHNLEHHQLEPMGLTLASYLETQGKSEEEFLAETEEQAKKGIKTQFVLDQIVADEELNVSQEELTEHLIRRAAGSGLTPDQFAQQVVQGGQVPLLVGEVARGKALATVVEAAKVVDTEGNEVNFDDDEADESAETVEAPAAEAEAEEKTEA, encoded by the coding sequence GTGAAGAGCGCCGTCGAGACTCTGAACCCGACCCGGGTTCGACTCACCGTCGAGGTGCCCTTCGAGGAGCTCAAGCCCAGCCTCGACGCGGCGTACAAGAAGATCAACCAGCAGGTCTCGGTCCCGGGCTTCCGCAAGGGCAAGATCCCGAACCGGGTCATCGACCAGCGCTTCGGCCGTGGTGCCGTGCTGGAGGAGGCCGTCAACGACGCCCTGCCGCGCTTCTACACGCAGGCCGTCGACGAGGGCAAGATCGAGGTCCTCGGACAGCCCGACATCACCAACATCGAGGGTGTCGAGAAGCTCGCCGATGGCGGCGACCTGAAGTTCACCGCCGAGGTGGACATCCGTCCGGAGATCACCCTCCCGGACTTCTCGGCCATCGAGGTCACCGTCGACCCGATCGTGGTCTCGGACGAGGACATCGACAAGTCCCTGGAGCAGCTGCGCGAGCGCTTCTCCTCGGTCAAGGACGTCGAGCGCGCCGCGGCCGCCGGTGACACCGTGGTCCTCGACCTCGAGGCCAAGGTCGACGGCGAGGTGCCGGAGGACGGCACCGCGTCCGGCGTCAGCTACGAGATCGGCTCGGGCCGTCTGATCGACGGCATCGACGAGGCCGTCGTCGGCCTGGAGGCCGGTGGCACCGCGACCTTCACCACCGAGCTCAAGGGCGGCACCCAGGCCGGCCAGACCTCTGAGGTCACCGTCAAGGTCACCGCGGTCCAGGAGAAGGAGCTGCCGGAGCTGGACGACGAGTTCGCCCAGCTGGCGAGCGAGTTCGACACCCTGGAGGACCTGAAGGCCGACTCCCGCAAGCGCCTCGAGCGCATGAAGGAGTACGACCAGGCCACCCAGGCCCAGGAGAAGGTGCTGGACGCGCTGCTCGGCCTGGTCGAGATCGAGTTCCCGGAGAAGCTCCTCAAGGACGAGATCGAGACCCGCAAGCACAACCTCGAGCACCACCAGCTGGAGCCGATGGGCCTCACCCTGGCGAGCTACCTGGAGACCCAGGGCAAGTCGGAGGAGGAGTTCCTGGCGGAGACCGAGGAGCAGGCGAAGAAGGGCATCAAGACCCAGTTCGTCCTGGACCAGATCGTCGCCGACGAGGAGCTCAACGTCTCCCAGGAGGAGCTGACCGAGCACCTCATCCGTCGTGCCGCCGGCTCGGGCCTCACCCCGGACCAGTTCGCGCAGCAGGTCGTCCAGGGCGGCCAGGTTCCGCTGCTGGTCGGCGAGGTCGCCCGCGGCAAGGCGCTGGCCACCGTGGTCGAGGCCGCCAAGGTCGTCGACACCGAGGGCAACGAGGTCAACTTCGACGACGACGAGGCCGACGAGTCGGCCGAGACCGTCGAGGCCCCGGCCGCCGAGGCCGAGGCCGAGGAGAAGACCGAGGCCTGA
- a CDS encoding amino acid permease: MIALGGVIGAGLFVGSGAGIAAAGPAIILAFVLSGLLVMLIMRMLGEMSAARPASGSFSVHAEKEIGPWAGITAGWMYWVMLCCGVAAEATAAGKIVNGWVPGVSAWVWVALFMVFFCASNLTAVKNFGEFEFWFATVKVAAIVAFLVLGGLGLAGVLGPGAPGTANLTGQGGFLPNGTSGLIVGLLASVFAYGGLETVTIAAAESDDPKRNVANAVRTAVWRIAIFYIGSMALVVTLVSWKDPAVVSDGPYVTVLRHLGVPGSGTIMQVVVLIALLSAMNANIYGASRMAYSLVGRGQGPRSLAKVSSGVPRRAVLASCLFGFAAVLASKFWPDTVFTWLMNTTGVAILVVWLFICVVQLRMRRRLEREAPELLTVRMWGYPYLTWVAMAAVVGILALMTTTEGNREQLYAAGVLVALLVTAGLVKQRRDAAAATTTG, encoded by the coding sequence ATGATCGCGCTCGGCGGCGTCATCGGCGCCGGCCTCTTCGTCGGCTCCGGCGCGGGCATCGCGGCGGCCGGACCCGCCATCATCCTGGCCTTCGTGCTCTCCGGCCTGCTGGTCATGCTGATCATGCGGATGCTCGGCGAGATGTCTGCGGCCCGCCCCGCCTCCGGCTCCTTCTCCGTGCACGCCGAGAAGGAGATCGGCCCCTGGGCCGGCATCACCGCCGGCTGGATGTACTGGGTGATGCTCTGCTGCGGCGTCGCCGCCGAGGCCACCGCCGCCGGGAAGATCGTCAACGGCTGGGTCCCCGGGGTCTCCGCCTGGGTCTGGGTCGCCCTGTTCATGGTGTTCTTCTGCGCCAGCAACCTCACCGCGGTGAAGAACTTCGGCGAGTTCGAGTTCTGGTTCGCCACCGTCAAGGTCGCCGCGATCGTCGCCTTCCTGGTGCTCGGCGGACTCGGCCTGGCCGGGGTGCTCGGCCCCGGCGCCCCCGGCACCGCCAACCTCACCGGCCAGGGCGGCTTCCTGCCCAACGGCACCAGCGGACTGATCGTCGGCCTGCTCGCCTCCGTGTTCGCCTACGGCGGCCTGGAGACCGTGACCATCGCCGCCGCCGAGTCCGACGACCCGAAGCGCAACGTCGCCAACGCCGTGCGCACCGCGGTCTGGCGGATCGCGATCTTCTACATCGGCTCGATGGCGCTGGTCGTCACGCTGGTCTCCTGGAAGGACCCGGCGGTCGTCTCCGACGGCCCCTACGTCACCGTGCTGCGCCACCTCGGGGTGCCCGGCTCCGGGACGATCATGCAGGTGGTGGTGCTGATCGCGCTGCTGTCCGCGATGAACGCCAACATCTACGGCGCCTCCCGGATGGCGTACTCGCTGGTCGGCCGGGGCCAGGGCCCGCGCTCGCTCGCCAAGGTGAGCTCCGGCGTCCCCCGGCGGGCCGTGCTGGCCTCCTGCCTGTTCGGCTTCGCCGCCGTGCTGGCCTCCAAGTTCTGGCCCGACACCGTCTTCACCTGGCTGATGAACACCACCGGCGTCGCCATCCTGGTGGTCTGGCTGTTCATCTGCGTCGTCCAGCTGCGGATGCGCCGCCGGCTGGAGCGCGAGGCGCCCGAGCTGCTCACGGTGCGGATGTGGGGCTACCCGTACCTGACCTGGGTCGCGATGGCCGCCGTCGTCGGCATCCTGGCGCTGATGACCACCACCGAGGGCAACCGCGAGCAGCTGTACGCCGCCGGCGTGCTGGTCGCGCTGCTGGTCACCGCCGGGCTGGTGAAGCAGCGCCGCGACGCCGCCGCGGCCACCACCACCGGCTGA
- a CDS encoding biotin transporter BioY, whose product MAIASTPVPSRAVLADLLPAAGTRLGAQARDLALVAGGAALTGLAAQLSVNVPGSPVPVTGQTFAALLVGTALGARRGVASLGLYLLAGAAGLPWFAEAASGWAMASFGYVIGFVLAAGLVGALARRGADRSPLRTAAAVVLGSLAIYAVGVPYLAFALDVPLSRAAELGLYPYLVGDALKAALAAGALPLAWKLLGRRDS is encoded by the coding sequence ATGGCCATCGCCAGCACCCCCGTCCCCAGCCGCGCCGTCCTGGCCGACCTGCTGCCCGCCGCCGGCACCCGGCTCGGCGCCCAGGCCCGGGACCTCGCCCTGGTCGCCGGGGGCGCCGCGCTCACCGGCCTGGCCGCCCAGCTGTCGGTGAACGTGCCCGGCTCCCCGGTGCCGGTGACCGGCCAGACCTTCGCCGCCCTGCTGGTCGGCACCGCGCTCGGTGCCCGGCGCGGCGTCGCCTCGCTCGGCCTCTACCTGCTGGCCGGCGCGGCCGGCCTGCCGTGGTTCGCCGAGGCCGCCTCCGGCTGGGCGATGGCCTCGTTCGGCTATGTGATCGGCTTCGTGCTGGCGGCCGGCCTGGTCGGCGCCCTGGCCCGGCGCGGCGCCGACCGTTCGCCGCTGCGCACCGCCGCCGCCGTGGTCCTCGGCAGCCTCGCCATCTACGCGGTGGGGGTGCCCTACCTGGCGTTCGCGCTCGACGTGCCGCTGTCCCGCGCCGCCGAGCTCGGCCTCTACCCGTACCTGGTCGGCGACGCCCTGAAGGCCGCGCTCGCGGCCGGCGCCCTGCCGCTCGCCTGGAAGCTGCTCGGCCGCCGGGACTCGTGA
- a CDS encoding glycoside hydrolase family 18 protein encodes MPTRASAMLAAATVAALLTTTTATATAAEALHGPKLEGQRVGYFTQWGADSSAKRVQETGQAGRLTVINYAFGNVSADGTCFETNDAGQGDAHNDYQRAFSAADSVDGVADAPGQRLKGHFNQLRKLKAKNPRLRTVISLGGWSWSKYFSDAAATDEARRKFVSSCLDLYLRGDLPQLAGSPEGGPGAAAGVFDGIDLDWEYPGGGGDAGNVVRPEDGHNFTLLVAEFRRQLDALGGRKGKHYLLTAAVAANETVADRLELPEVAKSVDWLNLMTYDLHGPWEGKGPANHQANLYADPTDPDARQRSADKAVVHYAERGLPSRQTVLGAPFYGHGWTGVPAGNRGGLYQKATGTVPDLSYKEINALPGRTYVDRDHGASWKYDGTTFYSFDSAAVLTEKARYARWNDLGGVMVWSLDGDDARGSGIAALDKGLRGK; translated from the coding sequence ATGCCCACACGTGCCTCCGCCATGCTCGCCGCCGCCACCGTCGCCGCACTGCTGACCACCACCACCGCCACCGCGACCGCCGCCGAGGCCCTCCACGGCCCGAAGCTGGAGGGCCAGCGGGTCGGCTACTTCACCCAGTGGGGCGCGGACAGCTCCGCGAAGCGCGTCCAGGAGACGGGGCAGGCCGGCCGACTCACCGTGATCAACTACGCCTTCGGCAACGTCTCCGCCGACGGCACCTGCTTCGAGACCAACGACGCAGGCCAGGGCGACGCCCACAACGACTACCAGCGGGCGTTCTCCGCCGCCGACTCGGTGGACGGCGTCGCCGACGCCCCCGGCCAGCGGCTCAAGGGCCACTTCAACCAACTGCGCAAGCTGAAGGCGAAGAACCCCCGGCTCAGGACGGTGATCTCGCTGGGCGGCTGGAGCTGGTCCAAGTACTTCTCGGACGCCGCCGCCACCGACGAGGCCCGCAGGAAGTTCGTCTCCTCCTGCCTCGACCTCTACCTCAGGGGCGACCTGCCGCAGCTCGCCGGCTCCCCGGAGGGCGGCCCCGGCGCGGCCGCCGGGGTCTTCGACGGCATCGACCTCGACTGGGAGTACCCGGGCGGCGGCGGTGACGCGGGCAACGTGGTCCGCCCCGAGGACGGGCACAACTTCACCCTGCTGGTGGCCGAGTTCCGACGGCAGCTGGACGCCCTGGGCGGCCGCAAGGGCAAGCACTACCTGCTGACCGCCGCGGTCGCCGCCAACGAGACCGTCGCCGACCGGCTGGAGCTGCCCGAGGTCGCGAAGTCGGTCGACTGGCTCAACCTGATGACCTACGACCTGCACGGTCCCTGGGAGGGCAAGGGCCCGGCCAACCACCAGGCCAACCTCTACGCCGACCCGACCGACCCGGACGCGCGGCAGCGCAGCGCGGACAAGGCCGTCGTCCACTACGCCGAGCGCGGCCTGCCCTCGCGGCAGACCGTGCTCGGCGCGCCGTTCTACGGCCACGGCTGGACCGGTGTGCCGGCCGGGAACCGGGGCGGCCTGTACCAGAAGGCCACCGGTACGGTGCCGGACCTCTCCTACAAGGAGATCAACGCGCTGCCCGGCCGGACCTACGTGGACCGCGACCACGGCGCTTCCTGGAAGTACGACGGCACCACCTTCTACAGCTTCGACTCGGCCGCGGTGCTCACCGAGAAGGCCCGCTACGCCCGCTGGAACGACCTGGGCGGCGTGATGGTCTGGTCGCTGGACGGCGACGACGCGCGGGGCAGCGGGATCGCCGCCCTGGACAAGGGGCTGCGCGGCAAGTGA
- a CDS encoding ribose-5-phosphate isomerase: MRVYLGSDHAGYELKNHLVEWLKEAGHEPVDCGPHIYDALDDYPPFCLRAAERTASDPQSLGIVIGGSGNGEAIAANKVKGVRAALAWSEQTAALGREHNNANVISIGGRMHTEEEATKFVEIFLNTPYSGDERHTRRIDMLSVYESTGELPPIPAHHPQQEG, translated from the coding sequence ATGCGCGTGTACCTGGGCTCCGACCATGCCGGATACGAACTGAAGAACCACCTCGTGGAGTGGCTGAAGGAGGCCGGCCACGAGCCGGTCGACTGCGGGCCGCACATCTACGACGCCCTCGACGACTATCCGCCGTTCTGCCTGCGGGCCGCCGAGCGCACCGCCTCGGACCCGCAGTCGCTGGGCATCGTGATCGGCGGCTCGGGCAACGGCGAGGCGATCGCCGCCAACAAGGTCAAGGGCGTTCGTGCGGCGCTGGCCTGGAGCGAGCAGACCGCCGCCCTCGGCCGCGAGCACAACAACGCCAACGTGATCTCCATCGGCGGCCGGATGCACACCGAGGAGGAGGCGACCAAGTTCGTCGAGATCTTTCTCAACACCCCGTACAGCGGCGACGAGCGGCACACCCGCCGGATCGACATGCTGAGCGTGTACGAGAGCACCGGCGAGCTCCCGCCGATCCCGGCCCACCACCCGCAGCAGGAGGGCTGA
- a CDS encoding disulfide bond formation protein DsbA has protein sequence MSSRWLIEVQQLRPVDVNWHVMSLSVLNEHRDLPANYRELLDNAWGAVRVCIAAAEKHGDEVLGRLYTELGTRFHNQGLPQNRETIEAALAAAGLPAELADAAGTDAHDEALRLSHKEGITLVGEDVGTPVIAVEGADGDRVAFFGPVVTPTPRGEAAARLWDGTLLVASTPGFYELKRTRTASPSFE, from the coding sequence ATGAGCTCCCGCTGGCTGATCGAGGTCCAGCAGCTCCGTCCGGTGGACGTGAACTGGCACGTCATGAGCCTGTCGGTGCTGAACGAGCACCGCGACCTGCCGGCGAACTACCGGGAGCTGCTGGACAACGCCTGGGGCGCGGTGCGGGTGTGCATCGCCGCGGCGGAGAAGCACGGCGACGAGGTGCTGGGCCGGCTGTACACCGAGCTGGGCACCCGCTTCCACAACCAGGGTCTGCCGCAGAACCGGGAGACGATCGAGGCGGCGCTGGCCGCGGCCGGTCTGCCGGCGGAGCTGGCCGACGCGGCCGGTACCGACGCCCACGACGAGGCCCTGCGGCTCTCGCACAAGGAGGGCATCACCCTGGTCGGCGAGGACGTCGGCACCCCGGTGATCGCGGTCGAGGGCGCGGACGGCGACCGGGTCGCGTTCTTCGGCCCGGTGGTGACCCCGACCCCGCGCGGCGAGGCCGCGGCCCGGCTGTGGGACGGCACGCTGCTGGTGGCCTCCACCCCGGGCTTCTACGAGCTCAAGCGGACCCGCACCGCGAGCCCGTCCTTCGAGTAG
- the pepN gene encoding aminopeptidase N, whose amino-acid sequence MPGKNLSRDEAQQRASILTVDSYRVRLDLTSAPDPAAATFRSTTTVAFRCAEPGASTFVDLLAPAVRAVTLNGRALDPATAYDGARVHLDGLAGENVLTVEADCAYSRTGEGLHRFTDPVDGETYLYTHYEPADARRVFATFEQPDLKAPFTFTVTAPAAWDVRSNAAHEAVAEDGDARTWEFAPTKPISTYLTAVVAGPYHVVRDHYSRTLADGTVLDIPLAALCRRSLAPYFDADEILGVTKLGLDFFHEKFDYPYPFGKYDQAFVPEYNIGAMENPGCVTFREEFVFRSKVTDAAYEARANVVLHEMAHMWFGDLVTMRWWDDLWLKESFADFMGSYGLVGAGTRYQAAWVTFANQRKAWAYRQDQFPTTHPITADIRDLEDAKLNFDGITYAKGASVLKQLVAYAGADAFFEGARRYFRRHAFGNTELADLLDILEETSGRDLKSWAAAWLQTAGVNTLTPQLTVDAEGRITELAVLQDGDVQRPHRIAVGLYDRDADGALVRTERFELDVTGARTVVDGAAGRTRPALVLLNDDDLTYCKIRFDEESLETLRAGLGDIKDDLARALAWSAVWNLTRDALMPARDYVALVLRFGGQEANIGVLQSLHAQARTAVDLYADPAWRGEGGRLLADSALRELRAAAPGSDHQLAWARFLAQTANGSEHLGLVRGLLAGTARIDGLEVDQELRWALWLTLAAAGQAGEEELAAEFAADNTASGRRQHTQCLAARPTPEAKAAAWSAVIDSDELPNALVEANIAGFAVPAHRDLTTLYAAPYFKLLERVWAERTIEIAMRIVGGFFPQAQVDEATLAETDVWLTGHPDAAPALRRLVLERRDDLARALRAQACDRG is encoded by the coding sequence GTGCCGGGCAAGAACCTGAGCCGCGACGAAGCCCAGCAGCGGGCCAGCATCCTCACCGTGGACAGCTACCGGGTCCGGCTCGACCTGACCTCGGCCCCCGATCCGGCGGCCGCGACCTTCCGGTCCACCACCACCGTCGCCTTCCGCTGCGCCGAGCCGGGCGCCTCGACCTTCGTCGACCTGCTCGCCCCCGCGGTCCGCGCCGTCACCCTGAACGGCCGCGCCCTCGACCCGGCCACCGCCTACGACGGAGCCCGGGTGCACCTCGACGGCCTGGCCGGCGAGAACGTGCTCACCGTCGAGGCCGACTGCGCCTACAGCCGCACCGGCGAGGGGCTGCACCGCTTCACCGACCCGGTCGACGGCGAGACCTACCTCTACACCCACTACGAGCCGGCCGACGCCCGCCGGGTCTTCGCCACCTTCGAACAGCCCGACCTGAAGGCGCCCTTCACCTTCACCGTCACCGCGCCGGCCGCCTGGGACGTCCGCTCCAACGCCGCGCACGAGGCCGTCGCCGAGGACGGCGACGCCCGCACCTGGGAGTTCGCGCCGACGAAGCCGATCTCCACCTACCTCACCGCCGTCGTGGCCGGCCCGTACCACGTGGTGCGCGACCACTACAGCCGCACCCTCGCCGACGGCACCGTGCTCGACATCCCGCTCGCCGCGCTCTGCCGCAGGTCGCTCGCCCCGTACTTCGACGCCGACGAGATCCTCGGCGTCACCAAGCTGGGACTCGACTTCTTCCACGAGAAGTTCGACTACCCGTACCCCTTCGGCAAGTACGACCAGGCCTTTGTGCCCGAGTACAACATCGGCGCGATGGAGAACCCCGGCTGCGTCACCTTCCGCGAGGAGTTCGTCTTCCGCTCGAAGGTCACCGACGCCGCCTACGAGGCCCGCGCCAACGTCGTCCTGCACGAGATGGCGCACATGTGGTTCGGCGACCTGGTCACCATGCGCTGGTGGGACGACCTGTGGCTGAAGGAGTCCTTCGCCGACTTCATGGGCTCCTACGGGCTGGTCGGCGCCGGCACCCGCTACCAGGCCGCCTGGGTCACCTTCGCCAACCAGCGCAAGGCCTGGGCCTACCGGCAGGACCAGTTCCCCACCACCCACCCGATCACGGCGGACATCCGGGACCTCGAGGACGCCAAGCTCAACTTCGACGGCATCACCTACGCCAAGGGCGCCTCGGTGCTCAAGCAGCTCGTGGCGTACGCCGGCGCCGACGCCTTCTTCGAGGGCGCCCGCCGCTACTTCCGGCGGCACGCCTTCGGCAACACCGAACTCGCCGACCTGCTGGACATCCTGGAGGAGACCAGCGGCCGCGACCTCAAGTCCTGGGCCGCCGCCTGGCTGCAGACCGCAGGCGTCAACACCCTCACCCCCCAGCTCACCGTCGACGCCGAGGGCCGGATCACCGAACTCGCCGTGCTCCAGGACGGCGACGTCCAGCGCCCGCACCGGATCGCCGTCGGCCTCTACGACCGCGACGCCGACGGCGCGCTGGTGCGCACCGAGCGCTTCGAGCTGGACGTCACCGGCGCCCGCACCGTCGTCGACGGCGCCGCCGGCCGGACCCGGCCCGCGCTCGTCCTGCTCAACGACGACGACCTGACGTACTGCAAGATCCGCTTCGACGAGGAGTCGCTGGAGACCCTGCGCGCGGGGCTCGGCGACATCAAGGACGACCTGGCCCGTGCACTCGCCTGGTCCGCCGTCTGGAACCTCACCCGGGACGCCCTGATGCCTGCCCGCGACTACGTCGCGCTGGTCCTGCGGTTCGGCGGCCAGGAGGCCAACATCGGCGTCCTGCAGTCGCTGCACGCCCAGGCCAGGACCGCCGTCGACCTCTACGCCGACCCCGCCTGGCGCGGCGAGGGCGGCCGGCTGCTCGCCGACAGCGCGCTGCGCGAACTGCGCGCCGCCGCGCCCGGCAGCGACCACCAGCTGGCCTGGGCGCGGTTCCTCGCCCAGACCGCCAACGGCTCCGAGCACCTCGGCCTGGTCCGCGGCCTGCTGGCCGGCACCGCCCGGATCGACGGCCTGGAGGTCGACCAGGAGCTGCGCTGGGCGCTGTGGCTGACCCTGGCCGCGGCCGGGCAGGCCGGCGAGGAGGAGCTGGCCGCGGAGTTCGCCGCCGACAACACCGCGAGCGGCCGCCGCCAGCACACCCAGTGCCTGGCCGCCCGGCCGACCCCGGAGGCCAAGGCCGCCGCCTGGTCCGCCGTGATCGACTCCGACGAACTGCCCAACGCGCTGGTCGAGGCCAACATCGCCGGCTTCGCGGTGCCCGCCCACCGCGACCTGACCACCCTCTACGCGGCCCCCTACTTCAAGCTGCTGGAGCGGGTCTGGGCCGAGCGGACCATCGAGATCGCGATGCGGATCGTCGGCGGCTTCTTCCCGCAGGCGCAGGTCGACGAGGCCACGCTGGCCGAGACCGACGTCTGGCTGACCGGCCACCCGGACGCGGCGCCCGCGCTGCGCCGGCTGGTGCTGGAGCGCCGGGACGACCTGGCCCGGGCGCTGCGGGCGCAGGCCTGCGACCGGGGCTGA